A single region of the Eulemur rufifrons isolate Redbay chromosome 8, OSU_ERuf_1, whole genome shotgun sequence genome encodes:
- the RUSC1 gene encoding AP-4 complex accessory subunit RUSC1 isoform X2, giving the protein MLSPQRALLCNLNHIHLQHVSLGLHLSRRPELREGPLSTPPPPGDTGGKESRGPCSGPLVDANSNSPAVPCRCCQEHGPGLENRQDPSQEEEGAASPSDPGCSSSLSSCSDLSPDESPVSVYSRDLPGDEEAHPQPSIIPLEQGSPLASAGPGTCSPDSFCCSPDSCSGASSPPGPGLDSNCNALTTCQDLPSPGLEEEDENGEQDLPTSELLEVDDGKIDAGKTEPSWKINPIWKIDTEKTDAGWKITENNNSGWKINENTNSSWKTEPGKFNSGWKTNTGINDSGSKTEAGKIDGGWRSDVSEEPVPHRTITSFHELAQKRKRGPGLPLLPQAKKDRSDWLIVFSPDTELPPTASLGSSSAPAREITTFKELRSRSRVPPPPVPPRDPPAGWALVPPRPPPPPIPPRRKKNRPGLQPIAEGQPEEGRAVSPAAGQEAPAAKEPEEPSAQAGLEVRSSWSFAGVPGAQRMWMAEAQSGTGQLQEQKKGLLIAVSASVDKIISHFGAARNLVQKAQLGDSRLSPDVGHLVLTTLCPALHALVADGLKPFQKDLITGQRRSSPWSVVEASVKPGSSTRSLGTLYSQVSRLAPLSSSRSRFHAFILGLLNTKQLELWFSSLQEDAGSWWEQLTQASRVYASGGTEGFPLPRWGLGHHGTAAEGVRERPPAEEAAPGRGLWLGRLFGVPGGPAENESGALKSRRPSSWLPPTVSVLALVRRGAPPENPPEELLASVPSMAQTHRAVRALCDHTATGPDQLSFQCGDVLRVIATVDEDWLRCGRDGVEGLVPVGYTSLVL; this is encoded by the exons ATGCTGTCCCCTCAGAGGGCTTTACTCTGCAACCTCAACCATATCCACCTCCAGCACGTCTCCCTGGGCCTGCACTTGTCCCGCCGTCCCGAGCTACGGGAGGGGCCCTTGAGCACGCCTCCTCCCCCAGGAGACACCGGGGGCAAGGAGAGCAGGGGCCCCTGCAGTGGGCCTCTGGTGGACGCCAATTCCAACAGCCCAGCCGTGCCCTGCCGATGCTGCCAGGAGCATGGGCCAGGCCTAGAAAACCGTCAGGACCCAtcgcaggaggaggagggggctgcctCTCCCTCAGACCCTGGCTGCTCCTCCTCTCTCAGCTCCTGCTCAGATCTCAGCCCCGATGAGTCCCCAGTCTCCGTCTACTCGCGGGACCTCCCAGGTGATGAGGAAGCCCATCCTCAGCCCAGTATCATCCCCCTGGAGCAGGGCTCCCCGCTGGCTTCAGCAGGCCCTGGCACCTGCTCCCCAGACAGCTTCTGCTGCTCTCCTGATTCCTGCTCCGGAGCTTCCTCACCACCCGGCCCTGGCCTGGACTCGAACTGCAACGCCCTGACCACCTGCCAGgacctcccttccccaggcctggAGGAAGAGGATGAGAATGGGGAGCAGGACCTCCCTACCTCCGAGCTCTTAGAGGTGGATGATGGGAAAATCGATGCTGGGAAAACGGAGCCCAGTTGGAAAATTAACCCCATTTGGAAAATTGACACAGAGAAAACTGACGCTGGATGGAAAATCACCGAGAACAATAACTCTGGTTGGAAAATCAACGAAAATACTAACTCTAGCTGGAAAACTGAACCTGGAAAATTCAACTCTGGTTGGAAAACCAACACAGGAATAAATGATTCTGGCTCGAAAACAGAAGCAGGGAAAATTGATGGGGGATGGAGAAGTGACGTCAGCGAGGAGCCGGTCCCCCACCGGACAATCACGTCCTTCCACGAGCTGGCCCAGAAGCGCAAGCGGGGCCCGgggctgcccctcctgccccaggccaaGAAAGATCGCAGTGACTGGCTCATAGTCTTCTCGCCAGATACGGAGCTGCCCCCCACCGCGTCGCTGGGCAGCTCCTCTGCACCTGCCCGGGAAATCACTACCTTCAAAGAACTCCGGTCCCGAAGCCGGGTCCCGCCCCCGCCAGTCCCGCCTCGAGACCCCCCAGCTGGCTGGGCTTTGGTcccgccccggcccccacccccacctatcCCTCCCCGGAGGAAGAAGAACCGACCTGGGCTGCAGCCCATAGCGGAGGGGCAGCCGGAGGAGGGCAGGGCGGTTAGCCCCGCGGCTGGCCAGGAGGCGCCAGCCGCGAAGGAGCCGGAGGAACCCagtgcgcaggctggtctcgagg TCCGTAGTTCTTGGTCGTTCGCCGGTGTCCCCGGGGCCCAGCGGATGTGGATGGCAGAAGCCCAGAGTGGGACTGGCCAGCTACAGGAGCAGAAAAAAG gtcTTCTGATAGCCGTGAGCGCCTCAGTGGATAAAATCATCTCGCACTTCGGGGCCGCCCGGAACTTGGTTCAGAAG GCCCAGTTGGGGGATAGCCGGCTGAGCCCGGACGTGGGGCACCTGGTGCTGACCACCCTCTGCCCGGCGCTCCACGCCCTGGTGGCGGATGGGCTGAAGCCTTTCCAGAAGGACCTCATCACCGGGCAGCGCAGGAGCAGCCCCTGGAGCGTGGTGGAGGCGTCGGTGAAGCCAG GCTCCAGCACCCGCTCCCTGGGAACTCTGTACAGCCAGGTCAGCCGTCTGGCCCCGCTGAGCAGCAGCCGTAGCCGCTTCCATGCCTTTATCCTGGGCCTCCTCAA CACTAAGCAGTTGGAGCTGTGGTTTTCCAGTCTCCAGGAAGATGCAG GCAGCTGGTGGGAGCAGCTGACCCAGGCCTCCCGGGTCTATGCCTCTGGGGGCACCGAGGGCTTCCCTCTTCCCCGGTGGGGACTCGGGCATCATGGGACTGCAGCTGAAGGTGTGCGGGAGCGACCCCCTGCGGAGGAAGCAGCACCAGGCAGAGGCCTGTGGCTGGGGAGACTATTTGGAGTGCCTGGGGGCCCCGCAGAAAATGAGAGTGGAGCCCTGAAGTCCAG GAGGCCATCTAGCTGGCTGCCCCCAACAGTGAGTGTGTTGGCTCTGGTGCGGCGGGGGGCACCTCCCGAGAACCCTCCTGAGGAGCTGTTGGCCTCAGTGCCCAGCATGGCGCAGACCCACAG GGCAGTTCGGGCTCTCTGTGACCACACTGCTACAGGACCTGACCAGTTGAGCTTCCAGTGCGGGGATGTGCTGCGTGTCATCGCCACAGTGGATGAAGACTGGCTCCGCTGTGGGCGGGATGGCGTGGAGGGGCTGGTGCCTGTAGGGTATACCTCCCTTGTTCTCTAG
- the RUSC1 gene encoding AP-4 complex accessory subunit RUSC1 isoform X5: MWMAEAQSGTGQLQEQKKGLLIAVSASVDKIISHFGAARNLVQKAQLGDSRLSPDVGHLVLTTLCPALHALVADGLKPFQKDLITGQRRSSPWSVVEASVKPGSSTRSLGTLYSQVSRLAPLSSSRSRFHAFILGLLNTKQLELWFSSLQEDAGSWWEQLTQASRVYASGGTEGFPLPRWGLGHHGTAAEGVRERPPAEEAAPGRGLWLGRLFGVPGGPAENESGALKSRRPSSWLPPTVSVLALVRRGAPPENPPEELLASVPSMAQTHRAVRALCDHTATGPDQLSFQCGDVLRVIATVDEDWLRCGRDGVEGLVPVGYTSLVL; the protein is encoded by the exons ATGTGGATGGCAGAAGCCCAGAGTGGGACTGGCCAGCTACAGGAGCAGAAAAAAG gtcTTCTGATAGCCGTGAGCGCCTCAGTGGATAAAATCATCTCGCACTTCGGGGCCGCCCGGAACTTGGTTCAGAAG GCCCAGTTGGGGGATAGCCGGCTGAGCCCGGACGTGGGGCACCTGGTGCTGACCACCCTCTGCCCGGCGCTCCACGCCCTGGTGGCGGATGGGCTGAAGCCTTTCCAGAAGGACCTCATCACCGGGCAGCGCAGGAGCAGCCCCTGGAGCGTGGTGGAGGCGTCGGTGAAGCCAG GCTCCAGCACCCGCTCCCTGGGAACTCTGTACAGCCAGGTCAGCCGTCTGGCCCCGCTGAGCAGCAGCCGTAGCCGCTTCCATGCCTTTATCCTGGGCCTCCTCAA CACTAAGCAGTTGGAGCTGTGGTTTTCCAGTCTCCAGGAAGATGCAG GCAGCTGGTGGGAGCAGCTGACCCAGGCCTCCCGGGTCTATGCCTCTGGGGGCACCGAGGGCTTCCCTCTTCCCCGGTGGGGACTCGGGCATCATGGGACTGCAGCTGAAGGTGTGCGGGAGCGACCCCCTGCGGAGGAAGCAGCACCAGGCAGAGGCCTGTGGCTGGGGAGACTATTTGGAGTGCCTGGGGGCCCCGCAGAAAATGAGAGTGGAGCCCTGAAGTCCAG GAGGCCATCTAGCTGGCTGCCCCCAACAGTGAGTGTGTTGGCTCTGGTGCGGCGGGGGGCACCTCCCGAGAACCCTCCTGAGGAGCTGTTGGCCTCAGTGCCCAGCATGGCGCAGACCCACAG GGCAGTTCGGGCTCTCTGTGACCACACTGCTACAGGACCTGACCAGTTGAGCTTCCAGTGCGGGGATGTGCTGCGTGTCATCGCCACAGTGGATGAAGACTGGCTCCGCTGTGGGCGGGATGGCGTGGAGGGGCTGGTGCCTGTAGGGTATACCTCCCTTGTTCTCTAG
- the RUSC1 gene encoding AP-4 complex accessory subunit RUSC1 isoform X3: protein MWMAEAQSGTGQLQEQKKGLLIAVSASVDKIISHFGAARNLVQKAQLGDSRLSPDVGHLVLTTLCPALHALVADGLKPFQKDLITGQRRSSPWSVVEASVKPGSSTRSLGTLYSQVSRLAPLSSSRSRFHAFILGLLNTKQLELWFSSLQEDAGLLSLLYLPTGFFSLARGSCPSLSTELLLLLQPLSVLTFHLDLLFEHHHHLPLGPPQAPAPPGPPPALQQTVQAMLHWGGRLAQSLRGASREAAPDPSAPASPPIPGSWWEQLTQASRVYASGGTEGFPLPRWGLGHHGTAAEGVRERPPAEEAAPGRGLWLGRLFGVPGGPAENESGALKSRRPSSWLPPTVSVLALVRRGAPPENPPEELLASVPSMAQTHRAVRALCDHTATGPDQLSFQCGDVLRVIATVDEDWLRCGRDGVEGLVPVGYTSLVL from the exons ATGTGGATGGCAGAAGCCCAGAGTGGGACTGGCCAGCTACAGGAGCAGAAAAAAG gtcTTCTGATAGCCGTGAGCGCCTCAGTGGATAAAATCATCTCGCACTTCGGGGCCGCCCGGAACTTGGTTCAGAAG GCCCAGTTGGGGGATAGCCGGCTGAGCCCGGACGTGGGGCACCTGGTGCTGACCACCCTCTGCCCGGCGCTCCACGCCCTGGTGGCGGATGGGCTGAAGCCTTTCCAGAAGGACCTCATCACCGGGCAGCGCAGGAGCAGCCCCTGGAGCGTGGTGGAGGCGTCGGTGAAGCCAG GCTCCAGCACCCGCTCCCTGGGAACTCTGTACAGCCAGGTCAGCCGTCTGGCCCCGCTGAGCAGCAGCCGTAGCCGCTTCCATGCCTTTATCCTGGGCCTCCTCAA CACTAAGCAGTTGGAGCTGTGGTTTTCCAGTCTCCAGGAAGATGCAG GCCTGCTGTCCCTCCTGTACCTGCCCACAGGATTCTTCTCCCTGGCCCGGGGCAGCTGTCCCTCCCTGTCCACagagctgctgctcctgctgcagcCATTGTCGGTGCTCACCTTCCACCTGGACCTCCTCtttgagcaccaccaccacctgccccTGGGCCCGCCTCAggcccctgcccctccaggccCGCCTCCGGCCCTGCAGCAGACTGTGCAGGCCATGCTGCACTGGGGCGGGCGGCTTGCCCAGAGCCTTCGGGGAGCTTCCAGGGAGGCTGCCCCGGACCCCTCAGCCCCCGCAAGCCCTCCCATACCAGGCAGCTGGTGGGAGCAGCTGACCCAGGCCTCCCGGGTCTATGCCTCTGGGGGCACCGAGGGCTTCCCTCTTCCCCGGTGGGGACTCGGGCATCATGGGACTGCAGCTGAAGGTGTGCGGGAGCGACCCCCTGCGGAGGAAGCAGCACCAGGCAGAGGCCTGTGGCTGGGGAGACTATTTGGAGTGCCTGGGGGCCCCGCAGAAAATGAGAGTGGAGCCCTGAAGTCCAG GAGGCCATCTAGCTGGCTGCCCCCAACAGTGAGTGTGTTGGCTCTGGTGCGGCGGGGGGCACCTCCCGAGAACCCTCCTGAGGAGCTGTTGGCCTCAGTGCCCAGCATGGCGCAGACCCACAG GGCAGTTCGGGCTCTCTGTGACCACACTGCTACAGGACCTGACCAGTTGAGCTTCCAGTGCGGGGATGTGCTGCGTGTCATCGCCACAGTGGATGAAGACTGGCTCCGCTGTGGGCGGGATGGCGTGGAGGGGCTGGTGCCTGTAGGGTATACCTCCCTTGTTCTCTAG
- the RUSC1 gene encoding AP-4 complex accessory subunit RUSC1 isoform X1, producing the protein MLSPQRALLCNLNHIHLQHVSLGLHLSRRPELREGPLSTPPPPGDTGGKESRGPCSGPLVDANSNSPAVPCRCCQEHGPGLENRQDPSQEEEGAASPSDPGCSSSLSSCSDLSPDESPVSVYSRDLPGDEEAHPQPSIIPLEQGSPLASAGPGTCSPDSFCCSPDSCSGASSPPGPGLDSNCNALTTCQDLPSPGLEEEDENGEQDLPTSELLEVDDGKIDAGKTEPSWKINPIWKIDTEKTDAGWKITENNNSGWKINENTNSSWKTEPGKFNSGWKTNTGINDSGSKTEAGKIDGGWRSDVSEEPVPHRTITSFHELAQKRKRGPGLPLLPQAKKDRSDWLIVFSPDTELPPTASLGSSSAPAREITTFKELRSRSRVPPPPVPPRDPPAGWALVPPRPPPPPIPPRRKKNRPGLQPIAEGQPEEGRAVSPAAGQEAPAAKEPEEPSAQAGLEVRSSWSFAGVPGAQRMWMAEAQSGTGQLQEQKKGLLIAVSASVDKIISHFGAARNLVQKAQLGDSRLSPDVGHLVLTTLCPALHALVADGLKPFQKDLITGQRRSSPWSVVEASVKPGSSTRSLGTLYSQVSRLAPLSSSRSRFHAFILGLLNTKQLELWFSSLQEDAGLLSLLYLPTGFFSLARGSCPSLSTELLLLLQPLSVLTFHLDLLFEHHHHLPLGPPQAPAPPGPPPALQQTVQAMLHWGGRLAQSLRGASREAAPDPSAPASPPIPGSWWEQLTQASRVYASGGTEGFPLPRWGLGHHGTAAEGVRERPPAEEAAPGRGLWLGRLFGVPGGPAENESGALKSRRPSSWLPPTVSVLALVRRGAPPENPPEELLASVPSMAQTHRAVRALCDHTATGPDQLSFQCGDVLRVIATVDEDWLRCGRDGVEGLVPVGYTSLVL; encoded by the exons ATGCTGTCCCCTCAGAGGGCTTTACTCTGCAACCTCAACCATATCCACCTCCAGCACGTCTCCCTGGGCCTGCACTTGTCCCGCCGTCCCGAGCTACGGGAGGGGCCCTTGAGCACGCCTCCTCCCCCAGGAGACACCGGGGGCAAGGAGAGCAGGGGCCCCTGCAGTGGGCCTCTGGTGGACGCCAATTCCAACAGCCCAGCCGTGCCCTGCCGATGCTGCCAGGAGCATGGGCCAGGCCTAGAAAACCGTCAGGACCCAtcgcaggaggaggagggggctgcctCTCCCTCAGACCCTGGCTGCTCCTCCTCTCTCAGCTCCTGCTCAGATCTCAGCCCCGATGAGTCCCCAGTCTCCGTCTACTCGCGGGACCTCCCAGGTGATGAGGAAGCCCATCCTCAGCCCAGTATCATCCCCCTGGAGCAGGGCTCCCCGCTGGCTTCAGCAGGCCCTGGCACCTGCTCCCCAGACAGCTTCTGCTGCTCTCCTGATTCCTGCTCCGGAGCTTCCTCACCACCCGGCCCTGGCCTGGACTCGAACTGCAACGCCCTGACCACCTGCCAGgacctcccttccccaggcctggAGGAAGAGGATGAGAATGGGGAGCAGGACCTCCCTACCTCCGAGCTCTTAGAGGTGGATGATGGGAAAATCGATGCTGGGAAAACGGAGCCCAGTTGGAAAATTAACCCCATTTGGAAAATTGACACAGAGAAAACTGACGCTGGATGGAAAATCACCGAGAACAATAACTCTGGTTGGAAAATCAACGAAAATACTAACTCTAGCTGGAAAACTGAACCTGGAAAATTCAACTCTGGTTGGAAAACCAACACAGGAATAAATGATTCTGGCTCGAAAACAGAAGCAGGGAAAATTGATGGGGGATGGAGAAGTGACGTCAGCGAGGAGCCGGTCCCCCACCGGACAATCACGTCCTTCCACGAGCTGGCCCAGAAGCGCAAGCGGGGCCCGgggctgcccctcctgccccaggccaaGAAAGATCGCAGTGACTGGCTCATAGTCTTCTCGCCAGATACGGAGCTGCCCCCCACCGCGTCGCTGGGCAGCTCCTCTGCACCTGCCCGGGAAATCACTACCTTCAAAGAACTCCGGTCCCGAAGCCGGGTCCCGCCCCCGCCAGTCCCGCCTCGAGACCCCCCAGCTGGCTGGGCTTTGGTcccgccccggcccccacccccacctatcCCTCCCCGGAGGAAGAAGAACCGACCTGGGCTGCAGCCCATAGCGGAGGGGCAGCCGGAGGAGGGCAGGGCGGTTAGCCCCGCGGCTGGCCAGGAGGCGCCAGCCGCGAAGGAGCCGGAGGAACCCagtgcgcaggctggtctcgagg TCCGTAGTTCTTGGTCGTTCGCCGGTGTCCCCGGGGCCCAGCGGATGTGGATGGCAGAAGCCCAGAGTGGGACTGGCCAGCTACAGGAGCAGAAAAAAG gtcTTCTGATAGCCGTGAGCGCCTCAGTGGATAAAATCATCTCGCACTTCGGGGCCGCCCGGAACTTGGTTCAGAAG GCCCAGTTGGGGGATAGCCGGCTGAGCCCGGACGTGGGGCACCTGGTGCTGACCACCCTCTGCCCGGCGCTCCACGCCCTGGTGGCGGATGGGCTGAAGCCTTTCCAGAAGGACCTCATCACCGGGCAGCGCAGGAGCAGCCCCTGGAGCGTGGTGGAGGCGTCGGTGAAGCCAG GCTCCAGCACCCGCTCCCTGGGAACTCTGTACAGCCAGGTCAGCCGTCTGGCCCCGCTGAGCAGCAGCCGTAGCCGCTTCCATGCCTTTATCCTGGGCCTCCTCAA CACTAAGCAGTTGGAGCTGTGGTTTTCCAGTCTCCAGGAAGATGCAG GCCTGCTGTCCCTCCTGTACCTGCCCACAGGATTCTTCTCCCTGGCCCGGGGCAGCTGTCCCTCCCTGTCCACagagctgctgctcctgctgcagcCATTGTCGGTGCTCACCTTCCACCTGGACCTCCTCtttgagcaccaccaccacctgccccTGGGCCCGCCTCAggcccctgcccctccaggccCGCCTCCGGCCCTGCAGCAGACTGTGCAGGCCATGCTGCACTGGGGCGGGCGGCTTGCCCAGAGCCTTCGGGGAGCTTCCAGGGAGGCTGCCCCGGACCCCTCAGCCCCCGCAAGCCCTCCCATACCAGGCAGCTGGTGGGAGCAGCTGACCCAGGCCTCCCGGGTCTATGCCTCTGGGGGCACCGAGGGCTTCCCTCTTCCCCGGTGGGGACTCGGGCATCATGGGACTGCAGCTGAAGGTGTGCGGGAGCGACCCCCTGCGGAGGAAGCAGCACCAGGCAGAGGCCTGTGGCTGGGGAGACTATTTGGAGTGCCTGGGGGCCCCGCAGAAAATGAGAGTGGAGCCCTGAAGTCCAG GAGGCCATCTAGCTGGCTGCCCCCAACAGTGAGTGTGTTGGCTCTGGTGCGGCGGGGGGCACCTCCCGAGAACCCTCCTGAGGAGCTGTTGGCCTCAGTGCCCAGCATGGCGCAGACCCACAG GGCAGTTCGGGCTCTCTGTGACCACACTGCTACAGGACCTGACCAGTTGAGCTTCCAGTGCGGGGATGTGCTGCGTGTCATCGCCACAGTGGATGAAGACTGGCTCCGCTGTGGGCGGGATGGCGTGGAGGGGCTGGTGCCTGTAGGGTATACCTCCCTTGTTCTCTAG
- the RUSC1 gene encoding AP-4 complex accessory subunit RUSC1 isoform X4: MWMAEAQSGTGQLQEQKKGLLIAVSASVDKIISHFGAARNLVQKPFQKDLITGQRRSSPWSVVEASVKPGSSTRSLGTLYSQVSRLAPLSSSRSRFHAFILGLLNTKQLELWFSSLQEDAGLLSLLYLPTGFFSLARGSCPSLSTELLLLLQPLSVLTFHLDLLFEHHHHLPLGPPQAPAPPGPPPALQQTVQAMLHWGGRLAQSLRGASREAAPDPSAPASPPIPGSWWEQLTQASRVYASGGTEGFPLPRWGLGHHGTAAEGVRERPPAEEAAPGRGLWLGRLFGVPGGPAENESGALKSRRPSSWLPPTVSVLALVRRGAPPENPPEELLASVPSMAQTHRAVRALCDHTATGPDQLSFQCGDVLRVIATVDEDWLRCGRDGVEGLVPVGYTSLVL, encoded by the exons ATGTGGATGGCAGAAGCCCAGAGTGGGACTGGCCAGCTACAGGAGCAGAAAAAAG gtcTTCTGATAGCCGTGAGCGCCTCAGTGGATAAAATCATCTCGCACTTCGGGGCCGCCCGGAACTTGGTTCAGAAG CCTTTCCAGAAGGACCTCATCACCGGGCAGCGCAGGAGCAGCCCCTGGAGCGTGGTGGAGGCGTCGGTGAAGCCAG GCTCCAGCACCCGCTCCCTGGGAACTCTGTACAGCCAGGTCAGCCGTCTGGCCCCGCTGAGCAGCAGCCGTAGCCGCTTCCATGCCTTTATCCTGGGCCTCCTCAA CACTAAGCAGTTGGAGCTGTGGTTTTCCAGTCTCCAGGAAGATGCAG GCCTGCTGTCCCTCCTGTACCTGCCCACAGGATTCTTCTCCCTGGCCCGGGGCAGCTGTCCCTCCCTGTCCACagagctgctgctcctgctgcagcCATTGTCGGTGCTCACCTTCCACCTGGACCTCCTCtttgagcaccaccaccacctgccccTGGGCCCGCCTCAggcccctgcccctccaggccCGCCTCCGGCCCTGCAGCAGACTGTGCAGGCCATGCTGCACTGGGGCGGGCGGCTTGCCCAGAGCCTTCGGGGAGCTTCCAGGGAGGCTGCCCCGGACCCCTCAGCCCCCGCAAGCCCTCCCATACCAGGCAGCTGGTGGGAGCAGCTGACCCAGGCCTCCCGGGTCTATGCCTCTGGGGGCACCGAGGGCTTCCCTCTTCCCCGGTGGGGACTCGGGCATCATGGGACTGCAGCTGAAGGTGTGCGGGAGCGACCCCCTGCGGAGGAAGCAGCACCAGGCAGAGGCCTGTGGCTGGGGAGACTATTTGGAGTGCCTGGGGGCCCCGCAGAAAATGAGAGTGGAGCCCTGAAGTCCAG GAGGCCATCTAGCTGGCTGCCCCCAACAGTGAGTGTGTTGGCTCTGGTGCGGCGGGGGGCACCTCCCGAGAACCCTCCTGAGGAGCTGTTGGCCTCAGTGCCCAGCATGGCGCAGACCCACAG GGCAGTTCGGGCTCTCTGTGACCACACTGCTACAGGACCTGACCAGTTGAGCTTCCAGTGCGGGGATGTGCTGCGTGTCATCGCCACAGTGGATGAAGACTGGCTCCGCTGTGGGCGGGATGGCGTGGAGGGGCTGGTGCCTGTAGGGTATACCTCCCTTGTTCTCTAG